One Oceanivirga salmonicida genomic window carries:
- a CDS encoding tRNA1(Val) (adenine(37)-N6)-methyltransferase, whose protein sequence is MERITKIQGLKIYQDIDLQSFTLDTVLLADFVKINRKTKNVLEIGSGNAVLSMLISNKVISSREVLNIDAVEILDKSHNVALKNIKENNIGNINLINCDIKEYRKDEMQVYDMVISNPPYFKYNDNPKQMKQKSDILNARHENTLSLEETIKISARLLKNSGHLYLVFRVNRIPEVLVHLRKYGLSAKHMKLVYTKENKEALICLLDSIKIKTSELHILEPIFVYKDKEKTEYIKGLYSEKRRDNKG, encoded by the coding sequence ATGGAGAGAATTACTAAAATACAAGGCTTAAAAATATATCAAGATATAGATTTACAATCATTTACATTAGATACTGTATTATTAGCAGATTTTGTTAAAATAAATAGAAAAACTAAAAATGTACTTGAAATAGGTTCAGGTAATGCAGTATTATCTATGCTAATATCTAATAAAGTTATATCAAGTAGAGAAGTATTAAATATAGATGCGGTTGAAATATTAGATAAATCACATAATGTGGCTCTTAAAAATATTAAAGAAAATAATATAGGAAATATCAATTTAATAAATTGTGATATAAAAGAATATAGAAAAGATGAGATGCAAGTATATGATATGGTTATTTCTAATCCACCATATTTTAAATATAATGATAATCCTAAACAAATGAAGCAAAAATCAGATATATTAAATGCTAGACATGAAAATACTTTAAGTTTAGAAGAAACTATAAAGATATCTGCAAGATTATTAAAAAATTCAGGTCATTTGTATTTGGTTTTTAGAGTAAATAGAATACCAGAAGTATTAGTTCATCTAAGAAAATATGGATTAAGTGCAAAACATATGAAATTAGTATATACAAAAGAAAATAAAGAGGCTTTAATATGTTTACTTGATAGTATAAAGATTAAAACAAGTGAGTTACATATTTTAGAGCCAATATTTGTGTATAAAGATAAAGAAAAAACAGAATATATTAAGGGGTTGTATAGTGAAAAAAGGCGAGATAATAAAGGTTAA
- the rlmD gene encoding 23S rRNA (uracil(1939)-C(5))-methyltransferase RlmD, whose amino-acid sequence MKKGEIIKVKISGINIRGKSFGYVDDEKVYVNINAAKDQIVEGIVSKTRKRKIELIKCEIVDYANRKNAIYTNKLKEQCGGCNYQYYTYDEQLELKDNMIKELLDNAISYEYIYDKPIENVCKLNYRNKMEFSFGNEIKDGPMVLGLHKQNSFHDIVRVYDNNLMGEEFNIIYKFSDDFFSKTNHTFYHKITKIGYFRYLVLRKSEFNKQVLVNIITTSQIEKETENKMLDEYTKKLLELDLGEYKISGILHTVNDKLSDSVDSEKETILYGKRDITERIFDLDFNISPYSFFQTNSKTVSKLYGKVLDYLDNINENVVFDLFSGTGTIAQIISKKFNKVYAIEIVEEAVKKAKENAKLNNIENIEFIAGDVFEKLDMLNEKPNILVLDPPRMGVLTKTIDKLIKYNVETIVYVSCNPVTLLKDLKDFENYGYRVKRAGIVDMFSFTNHVETVCLLSK is encoded by the coding sequence GTGAAAAAAGGCGAGATAATAAAGGTTAAAATAAGTGGTATAAATATTAGGGGTAAAAGTTTTGGTTATGTAGATGATGAGAAAGTTTATGTAAATATAAATGCTGCCAAAGACCAAATAGTTGAAGGTATAGTATCTAAAACTAGAAAAAGAAAAATAGAATTAATAAAATGTGAAATAGTAGATTATGCTAATAGAAAAAATGCCATATATACTAACAAATTAAAAGAACAATGTGGCGGTTGTAATTATCAATATTATACTTATGATGAACAATTAGAATTAAAAGATAATATGATAAAAGAATTACTTGATAATGCAATAAGTTATGAATACATATATGATAAACCAATTGAAAATGTGTGTAAATTAAATTATAGAAATAAAATGGAATTTAGTTTTGGGAATGAAATAAAAGATGGACCAATGGTTTTAGGACTTCATAAACAAAATAGTTTTCATGATATAGTTAGAGTATATGATAATAACTTAATGGGAGAAGAATTTAATATAATATATAAATTCTCTGATGATTTTTTCTCTAAAACTAATCATACTTTTTATCATAAAATAACAAAAATAGGTTATTTTAGATATTTGGTTTTAAGAAAATCTGAATTTAATAAACAAGTTCTAGTAAACATAATAACAACTTCACAAATTGAAAAAGAAACTGAAAATAAAATGTTAGATGAGTATACTAAAAAATTACTTGAACTTGATTTAGGAGAATATAAGATAAGTGGAATATTGCATACAGTAAATGATAAATTATCTGATAGTGTTGATAGTGAAAAAGAAACTATATTATATGGTAAGCGTGATATTACAGAGAGAATATTTGACTTAGATTTTAATATTAGTCCATATAGTTTTTTTCAAACTAATTCAAAAACTGTAAGTAAATTATATGGTAAGGTGCTAGATTATTTAGATAATATAAATGAAAATGTAGTATTTGATTTATTTAGTGGTACAGGAACTATTGCTCAGATAATATCAAAAAAGTTTAATAAAGTATATGCAATAGAAATAGTAGAAGAAGCAGTAAAAAAAGCAAAAGAAAATGCTAAATTAAATAATATAGAAAATATTGAATTTATAGCAGGTGATGTATTTGAAAAGTTAGATATGTTAAATGAGAAACCCAATATACTAGTTTTAGACCCACCAAGGATGGGAGTTTTAACTAAGACTATAGATAAACTTATTAAGTATAATGTTGAAACTATAGTTTATGTTTCATGTAACCCAGTAACTTTATTAAAAGATTTAAAAGATTTTGAAAATTATGGTTATAGAGTTAAAAGAGCAGGAATAGTGGATATGTTCTCTTTCACAAATCATGTAGAAACTGTGTGCTTATTATCTAAATAA
- a CDS encoding peptidase U32 family protein: MNIVGPAGNYEKLEAAIKAGANEVYLGLKGFGARRNNDNLGYDDLFAGIDYAHVRGVKCLLTLNTVMKDIELKNAINAFMPIYEHGIDAVIVQDLGMISVLRKNFPNLTLHGSTQMTVSNYVEANYMKSLGLKRVVLARELSFDEIKTIRENTDIELEVFVSGSMCIAYSGNCYVSSFIGGRSGNRGMCAYTCRKKFKQDDGKLCYTLSPNDQLLEAKEIEKLKEIGINSIKVEGRKKNPNYVFETVSYYSDILKNIEHESMSYKLFNRGYSKGYFYLDNKLMNTNYPSNFGYLIGSVKNNTIKLLDLLENGDGIQFVNENFETIEGIFVNKIMKNGKKVPMAEKGDIIELNIPKNTKYIYKNYSKSLNDSIDNKIKITNRYLDIEAKLVAIKGQKLSLEYTYKDIKGVAYGNVITEDSKKNIDEQILYSKISELGNTSFNLKKADIEYDKISFVSFSDLKKLKREVIDKLYENIIKNYKNEKVEVKYNEYPKKPIIKPYIFSALVETDEQKRACLDFGIEKIYEASFDISKQKNFDNKNIKITNLAYNFKQLLDGQNKNIKQSVNWNFNIFNNYSVDTFSKFNNIDTIFLSPELSYKQIRHLTTESNKKGLVIYGHLKSMYIEHPLIDKDYMEIQGEFYDRYILKKNKLNNVELYLYKPMNLIPKLDLLEQLGLDELRLDFTFETYDEVIKILKSINDRSGKYNGYAFDMGVS; the protein is encoded by the coding sequence ATGAATATAGTAGGACCTGCTGGTAATTATGAAAAATTAGAGGCTGCTATTAAAGCAGGTGCTAATGAAGTATATTTAGGACTTAAAGGTTTTGGTGCTAGGAGAAATAATGATAATTTAGGTTATGATGACTTATTTGCAGGTATTGATTATGCACATGTAAGAGGAGTTAAGTGCTTATTAACTTTAAATACAGTAATGAAAGACATAGAATTAAAAAATGCTATAAATGCTTTTATGCCTATATATGAACATGGTATAGATGCAGTAATAGTACAAGATTTAGGTATGATAAGCGTTTTAAGAAAAAACTTTCCTAATTTAACTTTACATGGAAGTACACAAATGACAGTTTCAAATTATGTTGAAGCCAATTATATGAAAAGTTTAGGCTTAAAAAGAGTAGTTTTAGCAAGAGAATTAAGTTTTGATGAAATAAAAACTATAAGAGAAAATACTGATATAGAATTAGAAGTATTTGTATCAGGTTCTATGTGTATAGCCTATTCTGGAAATTGCTATGTAAGTAGTTTTATAGGTGGTAGAAGTGGAAATAGGGGAATGTGTGCTTATACTTGTCGTAAGAAATTTAAACAAGATGATGGGAAGTTATGCTATACATTATCTCCTAATGATCAACTTTTAGAAGCCAAAGAAATAGAAAAATTAAAAGAAATTGGAATAAATTCGATAAAAGTCGAAGGTAGAAAGAAAAATCCTAATTATGTTTTTGAAACAGTTTCATATTATTCAGATATTCTAAAAAATATTGAACATGAAAGCATGAGTTATAAGTTATTTAATAGAGGATATTCTAAGGGATATTTTTATCTTGATAATAAATTAATGAATACTAATTATCCATCTAATTTTGGTTATTTAATTGGGAGTGTTAAAAATAATACTATAAAGTTATTGGATTTATTAGAAAATGGAGATGGTATACAGTTTGTAAATGAAAATTTTGAAACCATAGAAGGAATATTTGTAAATAAAATAATGAAAAATGGTAAAAAAGTTCCTATGGCAGAAAAAGGTGATATAATAGAACTTAATATTCCAAAAAATACAAAATATATTTACAAAAATTATTCTAAATCTTTAAATGACAGTATAGATAATAAAATAAAAATTACTAATAGATATCTTGATATAGAAGCAAAACTAGTTGCTATAAAAGGACAAAAATTAAGTTTAGAGTATACTTATAAAGATATAAAAGGTGTAGCATATGGTAATGTGATAACAGAAGATAGTAAAAAGAACATAGATGAACAAATTCTTTATTCTAAAATTTCAGAATTAGGAAATACAAGTTTTAATTTAAAAAAGGCTGATATAGAATATGATAAAATTTCTTTTGTATCATTTAGTGATTTAAAAAAATTAAAAAGAGAAGTAATAGATAAATTGTATGAAAATATAATTAAAAATTATAAAAATGAAAAGGTTGAAGTTAAGTATAATGAATACCCTAAAAAACCTATAATTAAGCCATATATATTTTCGGCATTAGTTGAAACTGATGAGCAAAAAAGAGCATGTTTAGATTTTGGTATAGAAAAAATATATGAGGCTTCTTTTGATATTTCAAAGCAAAAGAATTTTGATAATAAGAATATAAAAATTACTAACTTAGCATATAATTTTAAGCAGTTATTAGATGGGCAAAATAAGAATATTAAACAATCTGTAAATTGGAATTTTAATATATTTAATAATTATAGTGTAGATACATTTTCTAAATTTAATAATATAGATACTATATTTTTATCGCCAGAATTAAGTTATAAGCAAATAAGACATTTAACTACAGAGAGTAATAAAAAGGGATTAGTAATTTATGGGCATTTAAAATCAATGTATATAGAACACCCCTTGATTGATAAAGACTATATGGAAATACAAGGCGAGTTTTATGATAGATATATTTTAAAGAAAAACAAATTAAATAATGTAGAGTTATACTTATATAAACCAATGAATTTAATACCTAAACTTGATTTGTTAGAGCAGTTAGGTTTAGATGAATTAAGATTAGATTTTACTTTTGAGACCTATGATGAAGTTATTAAAATATTAAAAAGTATTAACGATAGAAGTGGCAAATATAATGGTTATGCCTTTGATATGGGAGTAAGTTAG
- a CDS encoding M48 family metallopeptidase: MNKQPSVKEFRHNAEMPLSILGYALTAVVTIGAVIALISGIILKEWTTPILIGLASPFIGLFFVRYMYYKKISNGIKLTDKQLPELYKIYKELALKMGFKDGTENPIPEIYLINGNGVMNAFASKCSLYSKYIVLHSDIVDIAYGQNNFEALKFIMAHELGHILCKHIELKRLIVAPIMTLLFLNKSLTRAQEYTADRVALYYASEGSMSMIYLFAGKNLGKHVDIEEYFNTIEKHEEDIWLKFINFRSDHAVGYRRMKAVKLAKEKGWNVHGRML; this comes from the coding sequence ATGAATAAACAACCTAGTGTCAAAGAATTTAGACATAACGCAGAAATGCCATTATCAATTTTAGGATATGCCTTAACAGCAGTAGTTACTATTGGTGCTGTAATAGCATTAATTTCTGGAATAATTTTAAAAGAGTGGACTACTCCAATTTTAATTGGTTTAGCAAGTCCTTTTATAGGATTATTTTTTGTACGATATATGTATTATAAAAAAATTAGTAATGGAATAAAATTAACAGATAAACAGTTACCAGAATTATACAAAATATATAAAGAACTTGCTTTAAAAATGGGCTTCAAAGATGGAACAGAAAATCCTATACCAGAAATTTATTTAATAAATGGTAATGGTGTAATGAATGCTTTTGCTTCTAAATGTTCTTTGTATAGTAAATATATAGTTTTACATAGTGATATTGTAGATATTGCTTATGGGCAAAATAATTTTGAAGCCCTTAAATTTATAATGGCACATGAATTAGGTCATATATTATGTAAACATATAGAGCTGAAAAGATTAATAGTTGCTCCTATTATGACATTGCTTTTTTTGAATAAATCATTAACAAGGGCACAGGAATATACTGCTGATAGAGTAGCATTATACTATGCTTCAGAAGGTTCTATGAGTATGATTTATCTATTTGCTGGTAAAAATTTAGGAAAACATGTTGATATTGAAGAATATTTTAATACTATAGAAAAGCACGAAGAAGATATATGGTTAAAATTCATTAATTTTAGAAGTGATCATGCCGTAGGTTATAGAAGAATGAAAGCTGTTAAACTTGCGAAAGAAAAAGGCTGGAATGTTCACGGTAGGATGCTTTAG
- a CDS encoding type II toxin-antitoxin system RelE family toxin: MKQFKVIILPKAEKQLKKLDKTIYRIIVNYILKNLIDTSNPRQNGKALKGKLNGLWRYRVGDYRILAEIEDNELIILLIEIAHRKNICNS, encoded by the coding sequence ATGAAACAATTTAAAGTTATAATATTGCCCAAGGCTGAAAAACAATTGAAAAAATTAGATAAAACCATATATAGAATTATTGTTAATTATATTTTAAAAAATTTAATTGATACAAGTAATCCAAGACAAAATGGAAAAGCATTAAAAGGAAAACTTAATGGCTTATGGAGATATAGAGTAGGAGATTACAGAATACTAGCAGAAATAGAAGATAATGAATTAATTATATTGTTAATTGAAATAGCACATAGAAAAAACATATGTAATTCTTAG
- a CDS encoding DUF6290 family protein produces MSMSTVSFKIDEDELKILKEYLDIKKISLSNFVRELIQDKLDDEISPEEEKRILKIWNESKKEKGRNFLDFLEEERANNETI; encoded by the coding sequence ATGAGTATGTCAACAGTAAGTTTTAAAATTGATGAAGATGAATTAAAAATTTTAAAGGAATACCTTGATATTAAAAAAATTAGTTTATCAAATTTTGTAAGAGAATTAATTCAAGATAAATTAGATGATGAAATAAGCCCTGAAGAAGAAAAAAGAATATTAAAAATATGGAATGAAAGTAAAAAAGAAAAAGGCAGAAATTTTTTAGATTTTTTAGAAGAAGAAAGGGCTAATAATGAAACAATTTAA
- a CDS encoding L-ribulose-5-phosphate 4-epimerase has translation MLEELKKKVYEANMDLPKYNLIKFTWGNVSEIDREKGLFVIKPSGVDYDKLTPDDMVVVDLNGNVVEGKYKPSSDTPTHVELYNAFPKIGGIVHTHSTWATSFAQAGKDILCYGTTHADSIYGTIPCSRNLTKEEIDEAYEKNTGKVIIETFKDKDYIATPAVLCKNHGSFAWGENAKKAVYNAVVLEEVAKMAVITKLINPEVKEAPKIIQDKHYNRKHGKNAYYGNDIK, from the coding sequence AATCTTATAAAATTTACATGGGGAAATGTTTCAGAAATAGATAGAGAAAAGGGTTTATTTGTAATTAAACCAAGTGGAGTAGATTATGATAAATTAACTCCTGATGATATGGTAGTAGTAGACCTAAATGGTAATGTAGTTGAAGGTAAATACAAGCCATCATCTGATACACCAACTCATGTGGAACTTTATAATGCTTTTCCTAAGATAGGTGGAATAGTTCATACACATTCAACTTGGGCTACAAGTTTTGCTCAAGCAGGTAAAGATATATTATGTTATGGAACAACACATGCTGATAGTATTTATGGAACTATACCTTGTAGTAGAAATCTAACAAAAGAAGAAATAGATGAGGCGTATGAAAAAAATACTGGAAAGGTTATTATAGAAACTTTTAAAGATAAAGACTATATTGCAACACCTGCAGTACTTTGTAAAAATCATGGTTCATTTGCTTGGGGAGAAAATGCTAAAAAGGCAGTATATAATGCAGTAGTATTAGAAGAAGTTGCTAAAATGGCAGTAATTACTAAACTTATAAATCCAGAAGTAAAAGAAGCGCCAAAAATAATACAAGATAAACACTATAATAGAAAGCATGGCAAAAATGCTTATTATGGTAATGATATAAAGTAA
- a CDS encoding Abi family protein, producing MKTKENEFKTFKEQVQLFKKRGMIIKDEDKAEETLKFINYYKIKECSLPFLKDNKYNSEITFEEILIRFYENKNLRIDLLRLTEKVELSLKTKVSYILGQNLGAYGYLKFSNWIDKNEYCKHYVRHKEKEFKIRATKNLYRSKNQLINQYNKLEDIPVWLLMDILTFGEILDLYKLMNEKYKKKIAGEHNLKVIEYLSWLENINLMRNLSAHNSSIVDIKFKSKPKSLPEFKNKLYFVTDKKTKELKPTNRIAISIILLEYLIFSINPNYKGGAIKKRLKKLCRNKTDIDAQKLGFRNFEVVENLKI from the coding sequence ATGAAAACAAAAGAAAATGAATTTAAAACTTTTAAAGAACAAGTTCAACTTTTTAAAAAAAGAGGAATGATAATTAAAGATGAAGATAAAGCAGAAGAAACTCTAAAATTTATAAATTATTATAAAATTAAAGAATGTTCTTTACCATTTCTAAAAGACAATAAATACAATAGTGAAATAACATTTGAAGAAATATTAATAAGGTTTTACGAAAATAAAAATTTAAGAATTGATCTATTAAGATTAACAGAAAAGGTAGAACTTTCACTAAAAACAAAAGTTTCTTATATATTAGGACAAAATTTAGGTGCATATGGTTATTTAAAATTTAGTAACTGGATTGATAAAAATGAATACTGCAAACATTATGTAAGACATAAAGAAAAAGAATTTAAAATTAGAGCAACAAAAAATCTATATAGAAGCAAAAATCAACTAATTAACCAATATAACAAATTAGAAGATATTCCTGTATGGCTATTAATGGACATTTTGACATTTGGTGAAATCTTAGATTTATATAAATTAATGAATGAAAAATATAAAAAGAAAATAGCAGGAGAACATAATTTAAAAGTAATTGAATACTTATCTTGGTTAGAAAATATCAATTTAATGAGAAATTTATCAGCCCATAATTCAAGTATAGTTGATATAAAATTCAAATCTAAACCTAAAAGTTTACCTGAATTTAAAAACAAATTATACTTTGTTACTGATAAAAAAACAAAAGAGTTAAAACCTACAAATAGAATTGCTATTTCAATAATTTTATTAGAATATTTAATTTTTTCTATTAATCCTAATTATAAAGGTGGTGCTATAAAAAAAAGATTAAAAAAATTATGTAGAAATAAAACTGATATTGATGCGCAAAAATTAGGATTTAGAAATTTTGAAGTTGTAGAAAATTTAAAGATATAA